Proteins encoded by one window of Macaca mulatta isolate MMU2019108-1 chromosome 10, T2T-MMU8v2.0, whole genome shotgun sequence:
- the SPEF1 gene encoding sperm flagellar protein 1: MASSVDEEALHQLYLWVDNIPLSRPKRNLSRDFSDGVLVAEVIKFYFPKMVEMHNYVPANSLQQKLSNWGHLNRKVLKRLNFSVPDDVMRKIAECAPGVVELVLIPLRQRLEERQRRRKQGTGSLQELAPQDGSGYMDVGLSQKARGEGALDPQGEGQLSGVRPPAPRPPAYNQALQGDPSFVLQIAEKEQELLASQETVQVLQMKVRRLEHLLQLKNVRIEDLSRRLQQAERKQR; this comes from the exons ATGGCGAGCAGCGTGGACGAGGAGGCGCTGCACCAGCTGTACCTGTGGGTAGACAACATACCTCTGTCCCGGCCCAAGCGAAACCTCTCCCGGGACTTTAGTGATGGAG TCCTAGTTGCAGAGGTCATCAAGTTTTACTTCCCCAAGATGGTGGAGATGCACAATTATGTCCCCGCCAACTCTCTCCAGCAGAAACTCAGCAACTGGGGTCATCTGAACAG GAAGGTGCTGAAGAGGCTGAACTTTTCAGTACCGGATGACGTGATGCGCAAGATCGCAGAGTGCGCCCCAGGTGTGGTGGAGCTGGTGCTTATACCGCTGAGGCAGCGCCTGGAGGAGAGGCAGAGGCGCAGGAAGCAGGGCACTGGTTCCTTACAG GAGCTGGCTCCCCAGGATGGCAGTGGCTACATGGATGTGG gtttATCCCAGAAGGCCCGAGGTGAAGGTGCCCTGGACCCCCAGGGAGAGGGTCAGCTCAG CGGGGTACGGCCGCCGGCGCCTCGGCCTCCGGCGTATAACCAGGCGTTGCAGGGCGACCCGAGCTTCGTCCTCCAGATCGCTGAAAAGGAGCAGGAGCTGTTGGCCTCGCAGGAGACCGTGCAG GTCCTGCAGATGAAGGTAAGGCGCCTGGAGCACCTGCTCCAGCTCAAGAACGTGCGGATCGAAGACCTCTCCCGGCGGCTCCAGCAGGCAGAGCGGAAGCAGCGGTGA